In Candidatus Riesia pediculicola, the following are encoded in one genomic region:
- the pnp gene encoding polyribonucleotide nucleotidyltransferase: MIETGSLARQSTSSLIIHMGGTSVLISVVEQTEEKKQESNFFPLIVNYQERSYSIGRIPGSFFRREGRSGENEILTSRLIDRSLRPAFPEQFRNEIQIIATVVSVNPKINPDILSIIGASAALSISHIPFHGPIGSVRIGYIGGRYILNPSYEDLKESELDLIVSGTEDKILMVEARSSLLKEDIILEAIDFSKKYQKTIIDNINKLSEKIGSKKVFQKKEETDFHLKNYILEKVEKDLRDAYLIPDKKTRLSRIQEIKDKIFSEASLNLEVFNSFQANEIFFGIEKEIVRSRILNEGIRIDGRKLNEIRKIDCRVGVLSRTHGSSLFTRGETQTLVIVTLGNERDAQIRDEIVGEKLDHFILHYNFLPYSVGEIGLVGVPKRREIGHGNLVKRGMIAVMPNFSNFSYTIRVVSEVIESNGSSSMASACGTSLAMMDAGIPIKSAIAGISIGLIKEKENFVILSDILGDEDHFGDMDFKVMGNEEGISALQMDLKINGIEDEILRFALFQAKEARCKILKKMKNAISNPRKSISNFAPRIRKIYIEPHKIKDLIGKGGSTIRSLTEETNSVIDIEDTGEVKISSMDELSIKKTILRIKEITSEVEIGCVYKAKVIRIVDFGLFVSILSNKKEGLVRMQTNKPLKDIRFSNKKVTSRKSQIQIGQILSVKAVDIDRQGRIQFILIR, translated from the coding sequence GTGATAGAAACTGGATCTTTAGCTAGACAATCCACTTCTTCTTTAATAATACATATGGGAGGTACCTCTGTCCTTATTTCGGTTGTAGAACAAACAGAAGAAAAAAAACAAGAGTCTAATTTCTTTCCTTTGATTGTGAATTACCAAGAAAGATCTTATTCAATTGGAAGAATACCTGGAAGTTTTTTTAGAAGGGAGGGAAGATCCGGAGAAAATGAAATATTGACGTCTAGACTGATTGATCGATCTCTGAGACCAGCCTTTCCGGAGCAATTTAGAAATGAAATTCAGATCATTGCTACTGTGGTTTCAGTGAATCCAAAAATTAATCCGGATATCCTATCAATAATAGGAGCTTCTGCTGCACTTTCGATTTCTCATATTCCCTTTCACGGACCTATCGGATCGGTTAGAATCGGTTATATTGGAGGAAGATATATCTTAAATCCAAGTTATGAAGATCTAAAAGAAAGTGAATTGGATCTGATAGTTTCTGGAACGGAAGACAAAATTTTAATGGTGGAAGCAAGATCTTCCTTACTCAAGGAAGATATTATATTGGAAGCTATTGATTTCTCTAAAAAGTATCAAAAAACTATCATCGATAATATTAATAAATTATCTGAAAAAATCGGTTCAAAGAAAGTCTTTCAAAAAAAAGAAGAAACCGATTTTCATCTTAAAAATTATATTTTGGAAAAAGTTGAAAAGGATTTACGAGATGCTTATTTAATTCCAGATAAAAAAACTCGTCTTTCAAGGATTCAAGAGATCAAAGATAAAATTTTTTCTGAAGCATCTCTGAATCTAGAAGTTTTCAACTCATTTCAGGCGAATGAAATATTTTTTGGAATAGAAAAGGAAATAGTAAGAAGTAGAATATTGAATGAAGGAATTAGAATCGATGGAAGAAAATTGAATGAGATCAGAAAAATTGACTGTCGTGTAGGAGTTTTATCTAGAACGCATGGATCTTCTTTATTTACGAGAGGAGAAACACAAACTTTAGTAATAGTTACTTTAGGAAATGAAAGAGATGCTCAAATAAGAGATGAGATTGTAGGTGAAAAACTAGATCATTTCATATTACACTATAATTTTCTTCCTTATTCTGTCGGAGAGATCGGATTAGTTGGCGTCCCAAAAAGAAGAGAGATAGGACACGGAAATCTTGTAAAAAGAGGAATGATAGCTGTTATGCCAAATTTTTCCAATTTTTCATATACTATACGAGTTGTATCTGAAGTGATAGAATCCAATGGATCTTCTTCTATGGCTTCTGCTTGCGGAACCTCTCTTGCGATGATGGATGCTGGAATCCCAATAAAATCAGCGATAGCTGGAATTTCGATAGGTTTGATCAAAGAAAAAGAAAATTTTGTAATTCTTTCTGACATTTTAGGAGATGAAGATCATTTCGGTGATATGGATTTTAAAGTGATGGGAAATGAAGAAGGAATCAGTGCTTTACAAATGGATCTCAAAATTAACGGAATTGAGGATGAAATATTACGATTTGCTCTTTTTCAAGCAAAAGAAGCAAGATGTAAAATTTTGAAAAAGATGAAAAATGCGATATCTAATCCAAGAAAATCCATATCCAACTTTGCTCCAAGAATTCGAAAAATATATATTGAACCTCATAAGATAAAAGATTTGATAGGAAAAGGAGGATCCACCATACGTTCATTAACAGAAGAAACTAATTCGGTAATTGATATTGAAGATACAGGAGAGGTAAAAATTTCTTCGATGGATGAACTTAGTATCAAGAAAACGATTCTCAGAATTAAGGAAATCACTTCAGAAGTTGAAATCGGATGTGTATACAAAGCAAAAGTTATCAGAATAGTTGATTTTGGATTATTTGTTTCTATCTTAAGTAATAAGAAGGAAGGTTTAGTTCGTATGCAAACTAACAAACCTTTGAAAGATATTCGATTCTCAAACAAAAAAGTTACTAGTAGGAAGTCTCAAATTCAAATTGGTCAAATACTTTCTGTGAAAGCAGTGGATATCGATCGGCAAGGAAGAATTCAATTTATTTTAATTCGATGA
- the rpsO gene encoding 30S ribosomal protein S15, whose product MKEFNAGSIESQIEILTKKINRLKNHFIFHKKDHHSKRGFLKFVSNRKKKLDYLKKKDFYQYISIVKNLKIGKYKNN is encoded by the coding sequence ATGAAAGAGTTCAATGCTGGTTCAATCGAGTCTCAAATTGAGATATTAACTAAAAAAATAAATCGTTTAAAGAATCACTTTATCTTTCACAAAAAAGATCATCATAGCAAAAGAGGTTTTTTGAAATTTGTTTCTAATCGAAAAAAAAAGTTAGATTACCTTAAAAAAAAAGATTTTTATCAATATATTTCAATCGTGAAAAATTTAAAAATTGGAAAATATAAAAATAACTAA
- the rbfA gene encoding 30S ribosome-binding factor RbfA: protein MKRSIYRSKKLSRMIQKELSWILHRHIMDPRMKKIMILHVDLRRDLSFAKVFFSIFFSYSKMISFSRKEKSSKEVVELLNDRQFLKMVRYLLAQKIEIRMIPKLTFFQDRSIEESIRIDHLIKLTTKNRVFS from the coding sequence ATGAAAAGAAGCATATACAGATCAAAGAAATTATCCAGAATGATACAAAAGGAACTTTCTTGGATCTTACATCGACATATCATGGATCCTAGAATGAAAAAAATCATGATATTACATGTTGATCTTAGAAGAGATCTTTCTTTTGCAAAAGTATTTTTTTCTATTTTTTTTTCATATTCAAAAATGATCTCATTTTCACGTAAGGAGAAATCTTCAAAAGAAGTTGTTGAGTTACTTAACGATCGTCAATTTTTAAAAATGGTTAGGTATCTTTTAGCACAAAAAATAGAAATTCGAATGATACCTAAACTGACTTTTTTTCAAGATCGTTCGATAGAAGAATCGATCAGAATTGATCATCTCATAAAATTAACTACTAAAAATCGAGTTTTTTCATAA
- the infB gene encoding translation initiation factor IF-2 — translation MQIDQNERDIEFEIVRYRDYMLRKYKGILKSRPPIVSVVGHIDHGKTSLLDKICSTEISSKEIGGITQKINAYYFQINDDQKKSSITFLDTPGHSAFYKMRLRGINITDIVLLVIAMDDGIMSQTIESIQYAKSFKIPIIVAVNKIDIKKNYDKDIENHILQYGVQSERLGGENQFIYVSAKTGEGVHELLDAILIQSEMMELKALQNCPAKGIVIESHLDNRRGPIANIIVKEGTLRKGDVILCGFEYGRVKDIRDLNGKNVEDAFPSLPVQILGLSDVPLAGDDLIVLQDEKKAKDFALLRKNKFREIKLDNQKKCFEKENEGAFLKGDEKIISLNIILKTDTQGILDTIQNSLEERNRSLRLKKTHSQVKIVEKGVGRINNNDIILAITSKSIIFGFNVQIDHSSKNLLKKKFVDIRNHSIIYELLKEIDMEMNKIERKSFNDKIQIGKLYVKNIFKSSKDRGVIVGCMVSSGKIRKDSIISIFRDKKVIFRNIQIDSLKRFQNNVLEVREGVECGIKIKSFVNLQIGDKIIVFE, via the coding sequence ATGCAAATTGATCAGAACGAAAGAGATATTGAGTTTGAAATAGTTAGGTATCGTGATTATATGCTACGAAAATACAAAGGGATATTAAAATCTCGTCCTCCAATTGTAAGTGTAGTAGGGCATATCGATCATGGGAAAACTTCTTTGTTAGACAAAATATGTTCTACGGAAATTTCGTCCAAAGAAATAGGAGGGATTACGCAAAAGATCAATGCTTACTATTTTCAAATTAATGATGATCAAAAAAAATCCTCTATTACTTTTTTAGATACTCCAGGTCATTCCGCTTTCTATAAGATGAGGTTACGCGGAATCAACATAACAGATATCGTTTTATTAGTCATAGCAATGGACGACGGTATTATGAGTCAAACTATAGAATCGATTCAGTACGCTAAATCCTTTAAAATTCCAATTATAGTTGCAGTGAATAAAATCGATATAAAAAAAAATTATGATAAGGATATAGAAAACCATATTCTTCAATATGGAGTTCAATCAGAAAGGCTAGGAGGGGAAAATCAATTTATTTATGTATCTGCTAAAACAGGAGAAGGTGTTCATGAACTATTGGATGCGATTTTAATTCAATCAGAAATGATGGAATTGAAAGCGCTCCAAAATTGTCCAGCAAAAGGAATAGTAATTGAATCCCATCTAGATAATAGAAGAGGTCCAATTGCAAACATTATAGTTAAGGAAGGAACTTTAAGAAAAGGAGATGTCATTTTGTGTGGATTTGAATACGGAAGAGTGAAAGATATTCGTGATTTAAATGGAAAAAATGTAGAAGATGCTTTTCCGAGTCTTCCCGTTCAGATACTGGGATTATCTGATGTACCTTTAGCTGGAGATGATTTGATCGTTTTGCAAGATGAAAAGAAAGCAAAAGATTTTGCTTTACTTCGAAAGAATAAGTTTAGAGAGATCAAGCTGGATAATCAAAAAAAATGTTTTGAGAAAGAAAATGAAGGAGCTTTTTTAAAAGGAGATGAGAAGATAATCAGTTTAAATATCATTTTAAAGACAGATACACAAGGAATATTAGATACCATACAAAATTCGTTGGAAGAGAGAAATCGTTCGTTACGTTTGAAAAAGACTCATTCACAAGTAAAAATTGTAGAAAAAGGAGTTGGACGGATCAATAATAACGATATAATTTTAGCCATTACTTCTAAATCGATAATATTTGGATTTAACGTTCAGATCGATCATTCTTCAAAGAACCTTCTAAAGAAAAAATTTGTAGATATAAGAAATCACTCTATAATTTATGAATTACTGAAAGAAATAGATATGGAGATGAATAAAATAGAAAGAAAATCATTTAATGATAAGATACAGATTGGAAAATTATATGTCAAAAACATTTTTAAATCCTCAAAAGATCGAGGTGTGATCGTAGGTTGTATGGTCAGTAGTGGAAAGATCAGAAAGGATAGTATTATTTCAATATTTCGAGACAAAAAAGTAATCTTTCGGAACATCCAAATTGATTCTTTAAAAAGGTTTCAGAATAATGTCCTTGAAGTTAGAGAGGGCGTGGAATGTGGAATTAAGATAAAATCTTTTGTAAATCTACAGATAGGTGATAAAATCATAGTTTTTGAATAA
- the secG gene encoding preprotein translocase subunit SecG, translating to MFLLFSFFIISMVLIFFIIVQPGKGDTITSSKNYGYSSTLFGSSGSGKFLNKATFIFSLFFFLSVLIMNNKYSQFSEEENKKWEEISLSEEGLHEIQEGNKYSSLKEIPGSSDFSS from the coding sequence GTGTTTTTACTTTTTAGTTTCTTTATAATATCTATGGTTTTAATTTTTTTCATAATTGTTCAGCCTGGAAAAGGAGATACGATAACTAGCTCAAAAAATTATGGGTATTCAAGTACTCTTTTTGGATCTTCCGGATCAGGAAAATTTTTAAATAAAGCGACTTTTATTTTTTCTTTATTTTTCTTTTTATCTGTCTTGATCATGAACAATAAATATTCTCAATTTTCTGAAGAAGAAAATAAAAAATGGGAAGAAATTTCTTTGAGCGAAGAGGGACTTCATGAAATTCAAGAGGGAAATAAATACAGTTCCTTAAAGGAGATACCTGGAAGCTCTGATTTTTCATCGTGA
- the glmM gene encoding phosphoglucosamine mutase, with product MRKNSRYFGTDGIRGKFGEYPITPNFFLKLGYIIGKFFFQQGIEGIILGRDTRISGQILKSSMKSGILSSGLSFYDAGLMSTPAIAFLTKVSRKKIGVSISGSHNQYYDNGIKVFSKNGMKICKKVEYEIEDKIRNFSKETITCYGKSKNIKNAERKYIEFCKDFSERFDLIGLKIVLNCSNGATYKIAPCIFQELGANVISVDCKPDGMNIHHKDEEESLFELKKKVIEKKAHLGILLDGDGDRVSLVDHLGNHINGDQIIYIIVKDSISSRINSYKGGVIGTTMSNTALEKEFKKIGVPFIRSEVGEKNVLEKMKENGWIFGAESSGHVILLDQSTTSDGIIAALRILKIMIKNHTNLFRLCNEFRLMPQIFMKIKFNQINNKLILKNLMKMVQSIQKKISRDGRVIIRESGTEKLIRIMVEGNHQEDVLKIAQEIKLFSKERLNNIF from the coding sequence ATGAGGAAAAATAGTAGATATTTTGGAACGGATGGCATTCGAGGAAAATTTGGAGAATACCCAATTACTCCTAATTTTTTTTTAAAATTAGGATATATAATCGGTAAATTTTTTTTTCAACAAGGGATCGAGGGTATCATATTAGGCAGAGATACAAGAATTTCTGGTCAGATTTTAAAATCATCTATGAAGTCTGGAATTTTGTCTTCTGGATTGTCTTTTTACGACGCTGGACTAATGTCGACTCCAGCCATAGCTTTTTTAACTAAAGTATCTCGGAAAAAAATAGGAGTTTCTATTTCTGGATCTCATAATCAATATTACGATAATGGAATTAAGGTATTTTCAAAAAATGGTATGAAGATTTGCAAGAAAGTGGAATATGAAATAGAAGATAAGATTCGAAATTTTTCAAAAGAAACTATCACTTGTTATGGAAAGTCTAAAAATATTAAAAATGCTGAAAGAAAGTATATCGAATTCTGCAAAGATTTTTCTGAAAGGTTTGATTTAATAGGATTAAAAATTGTTCTAAATTGTTCTAATGGCGCTACATACAAAATAGCTCCATGTATATTCCAAGAATTAGGAGCAAACGTTATTTCAGTTGACTGCAAACCAGACGGAATGAATATTCATCATAAAGATGAGGAAGAAAGTTTATTTGAATTAAAAAAAAAAGTAATTGAAAAAAAAGCTCATTTAGGAATCTTACTCGATGGAGACGGTGACAGAGTTTCCTTAGTCGACCATTTAGGAAACCATATTAATGGAGATCAGATAATTTATATCATTGTGAAAGATTCTATTTCATCCAGAATTAATTCATATAAAGGTGGAGTGATAGGAACAACAATGAGCAATACTGCTTTGGAAAAAGAATTTAAAAAAATTGGCGTTCCATTCATTCGATCAGAAGTTGGAGAAAAAAATGTTTTGGAGAAAATGAAAGAAAACGGTTGGATTTTTGGCGCAGAAAGTTCAGGACATGTGATTTTATTGGATCAATCAACTACAAGTGATGGAATTATTGCTGCTTTAAGAATACTCAAAATTATGATAAAAAATCATACTAATTTATTCAGATTATGCAATGAATTTAGACTTATGCCTCAAATTTTTATGAAAATTAAGTTCAATCAAATAAATAACAAACTTATTTTAAAAAATCTTATGAAAATGGTTCAAAGCATACAAAAAAAAATAAGTAGAGATGGAAGAGTAATTATCAGAGAGTCCGGAACTGAAAAATTAATTAGAATTATGGTAGAAGGAAACCATCAAGAAGATGTTCTGAAAATTGCTCAAGAAATAAAACTTTTTTCAAAAGAAAGATTGAATAACATCTTTTAA
- the folP gene encoding dihydropteroate synthase, protein MQITCNKYKINLKYPVVMGILNLTPDSFYDVSRCGNIDSALKKVDQMISDGASIIDIGGESTRPNSRKIDQELELERIFPIVRSIIERFDIPISIDSSKNLVIQEMLKIGISMINNVEPFNKKIISLILDHQDIPICVTCNIFLQSNSKNNIISSLNKYFIEETDKLKQEGIKEKRIVIDPGFGFKKNTSENYQILSNLNQLEKLRYPILVGISRKSMIGDLLKIPVQDRLNGSIVCATIACLKGAKIIRAHDVKETAQAVRIVREIIENKRG, encoded by the coding sequence ATGCAGATTACATGTAATAAATATAAAATTAATCTCAAATATCCAGTTGTTATGGGTATATTAAATTTGACTCCAGATTCTTTTTACGATGTTAGTAGATGCGGAAACATCGATTCAGCCTTGAAGAAAGTTGACCAAATGATATCTGATGGAGCTTCCATTATAGATATTGGAGGAGAATCCACCCGACCTAATTCCCGAAAGATTGATCAAGAATTAGAATTGGAAAGAATTTTTCCGATAGTAAGATCGATTATTGAACGATTCGATATTCCAATTTCTATTGACTCATCAAAAAATTTGGTGATTCAAGAAATGCTAAAAATTGGTATCAGTATGATTAATAATGTTGAACCCTTCAATAAAAAAATCATATCGTTGATCTTAGATCATCAAGATATACCAATATGTGTTACTTGTAATATTTTTCTACAATCGAATTCGAAAAACAATATCATTTCATCTTTAAATAAATATTTCATCGAAGAAACTGACAAATTAAAACAAGAAGGTATTAAAGAAAAGAGAATTGTTATTGACCCAGGATTTGGGTTTAAAAAAAATACTTCTGAGAATTACCAAATATTATCAAATTTAAATCAATTAGAAAAATTGAGATATCCAATTTTAGTTGGAATTTCTAGAAAATCTATGATAGGAGATTTACTTAAGATCCCGGTTCAAGATAGATTAAATGGTAGTATTGTTTGTGCAACGATTGCTTGTTTAAAAGGGGCTAAAATCATTCGAGCTCATGATGTGAAAGAAACAGCACAAGCTGTTCGAATTGTTAGAGAAATCATAGAAAATAAAAGGGGATGA
- the ftsH gene encoding ATP-dependent zinc metalloprotease FtsH: MSDMAKNLILWIVIAIVLMSLFQSFNPNESIVQKIDYSTFMNDLTNDRIKEVKIFEREIDVKKKDNGRYLTYIPLKEDPKLLDTLLERHVTIIGEPPQGQSILATLFISWFPMFLLIGVWIFFMRQIQGIGGKGAMSFGKSKAKMLSKNEIKTTFDDVAGCDEAKEEVKELVEYLREPDRFKKLGGKIPKGILMIGPPGTGKTLLAKAIAGEARVPFFTISGSDFVEMFVGVGASRVRDMFEQAKKTSPCIIFIDEIDAVGRQRGTGLGGGHDEREQTLNQMLVEMDGFEGNEGIIVIAATNRPDVLDPALLRPGRFDRQVVVGLPDVRGREQILKIHMKKIPIDSKVDASILARGTPGFSGADLSNLVNEAAIFAARTNQSVVRMEDFEKAKDKIMMGSEHRSMVMTEEQRELTAYHEAGHAIVGKIVPEQDPIHKITIIPRGRSLGTTFFLPKGDQISISKQKLESQISTLYGGRLAEEIIYGSQKVSTGSSNDIKTATNLARNMVTQWGFSEKLGPLLYAEEEDEIFLGRSVLKSNHISEKTARSVDKEVKEIIDRNYERARNILKDRIEILHSMKNALMKYETINAEQIEDIMNQKFESSENKK; the protein is encoded by the coding sequence TTGAGCGATATGGCGAAAAATTTGATTCTTTGGATAGTAATAGCAATAGTTCTGATGTCTTTATTTCAAAGTTTTAATCCCAATGAATCGATTGTTCAAAAGATAGATTATTCTACTTTTATGAATGATTTAACAAATGATCGAATTAAAGAAGTAAAAATTTTTGAAAGAGAAATTGATGTTAAGAAAAAAGATAACGGTCGTTATTTAACTTATATTCCACTAAAAGAAGATCCAAAACTTCTAGATACATTATTAGAAAGACACGTCACTATCATCGGAGAACCTCCTCAAGGACAAAGCATTTTGGCAACCCTTTTTATATCTTGGTTTCCAATGTTTCTCTTAATAGGAGTATGGATATTCTTTATGAGACAAATACAAGGAATTGGAGGAAAAGGAGCAATGTCTTTTGGGAAGAGTAAAGCAAAAATGCTTTCCAAAAACGAAATAAAAACCACTTTTGACGATGTGGCTGGATGCGATGAAGCTAAAGAAGAAGTAAAAGAACTGGTTGAATATCTAAGGGAGCCAGATCGATTTAAAAAATTAGGAGGGAAAATCCCAAAGGGAATTTTGATGATTGGACCTCCAGGAACTGGAAAAACCTTATTAGCTAAAGCTATCGCAGGAGAGGCAAGGGTTCCATTTTTCACAATTTCTGGATCCGATTTTGTAGAAATGTTCGTTGGAGTAGGAGCATCCAGAGTACGAGATATGTTTGAGCAAGCTAAGAAGACTTCTCCTTGTATTATTTTCATCGATGAAATCGATGCAGTTGGAAGACAAAGAGGAACTGGATTAGGTGGAGGACACGATGAAAGAGAACAAACTCTAAATCAAATGTTAGTAGAAATGGATGGTTTTGAAGGAAATGAAGGAATTATTGTGATAGCTGCAACTAATAGGCCAGATGTGTTAGATCCTGCTTTACTAAGACCTGGAAGGTTTGATCGACAAGTCGTAGTAGGACTGCCAGATGTAAGAGGAAGAGAGCAAATACTCAAGATTCACATGAAAAAGATACCGATCGACTCTAAAGTAGATGCTTCTATCCTAGCAAGAGGGACTCCAGGATTTTCTGGAGCAGATCTATCGAATTTAGTGAACGAAGCTGCTATATTTGCAGCAAGAACTAATCAATCAGTTGTTAGAATGGAGGATTTTGAAAAAGCAAAAGATAAAATTATGATGGGAAGTGAACATCGATCCATGGTGATGACAGAAGAACAAAGAGAACTCACAGCTTATCATGAAGCAGGACATGCCATAGTTGGAAAAATAGTGCCAGAACAAGATCCAATACATAAGATTACTATTATTCCGAGAGGAAGGTCTTTAGGAACCACCTTTTTTCTTCCAAAAGGAGATCAGATTAGTATAAGTAAACAAAAATTAGAAAGTCAGATTTCTACGTTATATGGAGGAAGACTGGCTGAAGAAATTATTTATGGATCTCAAAAAGTTTCTACAGGATCTTCGAATGATATCAAGACTGCCACAAATTTGGCAAGAAATATGGTAACTCAATGGGGATTCTCAGAAAAATTAGGTCCGCTTTTATATGCTGAAGAAGAAGATGAAATATTTTTAGGTCGATCTGTATTGAAGTCAAATCATATATCTGAAAAAACAGCTAGATCTGTAGATAAGGAAGTAAAAGAAATTATTGATCGTAATTACGAAAGAGCTCGTAATATTTTAAAAGATCGAATAGAAATTCTTCATAGTATGAAGAACGCATTAATGAAGTATGAGACAATTAATGCGGAACAAATAGAAGATATAATGAATCAGAAGTTTGAATCTTCGGAAAATAAGAAATAG
- a CDS encoding RlmE family RNA methyltransferase: protein MRSRSWFKLKEIQEKDKILSPGMRVIDLGSYPGGWSLYSSKIVGRLGHIISCDIKPMDPIKNVHFFQGDVFDRSTITRLSDNLKFPAHVILSDMCPNITGISIIDIPKCFLLTEKVIEICKFMLIPEGSCILKMFYGKNFSNQYQKIRNIFSSVKIRKPHSSIKQSNEIYIIAKRFKCGVSKI from the coding sequence ATTCGTTCTCGTTCATGGTTTAAGTTAAAAGAAATTCAAGAGAAGGACAAGATACTTTCTCCTGGAATGAGAGTAATTGATTTGGGATCGTATCCTGGAGGTTGGTCCCTCTACTCTTCTAAAATAGTTGGTCGATTAGGACACATTATTTCCTGCGATATTAAGCCGATGGATCCGATAAAAAATGTTCATTTTTTTCAAGGAGACGTATTTGATAGAAGCACAATAACTCGACTATCAGACAATTTAAAATTTCCTGCTCACGTTATTCTGTCGGATATGTGTCCTAACATCACTGGAATATCGATAATAGATATTCCAAAATGTTTTCTTTTAACTGAAAAAGTGATAGAAATTTGTAAATTCATGTTAATTCCTGAAGGAAGTTGTATTTTGAAAATGTTTTATGGAAAAAATTTTTCGAATCAATATCAAAAGATTAGGAATATTTTTTCGAGTGTGAAAATTCGAAAACCACATTCTTCCATAAAACAGTCAAATGAGATTTATATCATTGCAAAACGGTTTAAATGCGGTGTATCCAAGATATAA
- the greA gene encoding transcription elongation factor GreA, whose product MKRVPMTLNGEKKLRKELEFLKNVKRPEIITSLIEARKHGDLKENAEYQAAREEQSFYEGRIKEIERKLLNAHVIDVTQLKEKNHVTFGSTVTLKDNISEKISIYQIVGEDEADFKENLISFCSPIAKGIIGKKEGDVVKINTPNGKAIYTILEVKYIQYNL is encoded by the coding sequence ATGAAACGAGTTCCAATGACATTAAATGGAGAAAAAAAATTAAGAAAAGAACTTGAATTTTTGAAAAATGTTAAACGACCCGAAATTATTACATCTCTGATAGAAGCAAGAAAACACGGAGATTTAAAAGAAAACGCAGAGTATCAAGCTGCTAGAGAAGAACAAAGTTTTTATGAAGGAAGGATTAAAGAAATCGAAAGAAAACTGTTGAATGCTCACGTCATAGATGTGACACAATTAAAAGAAAAAAATCACGTAACGTTTGGATCAACTGTTACATTAAAAGATAATATCTCTGAAAAAATATCGATTTATCAAATAGTTGGAGAAGATGAAGCTGATTTCAAAGAAAATCTCATCTCTTTTTGTTCTCCAATTGCTAAAGGAATCATAGGAAAAAAAGAAGGAGACGTTGTAAAGATTAACACTCCTAATGGAAAAGCGATTTATACAATATTAGAAGTTAAATATATTCAATACAATCTTTAA